The Mucilaginibacter sp. PAMB04168 genome contains the following window.
ACATTAAACAACCGCAATCATATCTTCAGATCTGCGCCTCAATAAATATTTTTAATAATACTTGGTATTTTAAAATATTACGCATTACCTTTGTGCAACGGTTTAAATACCATAATCAATTACCCTCCGTAGGTTTTTGATTTATAAAGAAGCGGCGAGAGATCAGGCTCACTGACCCGCTGGCAACCCTCCGATGAACGGAGAAGGTGCCAATTCCTGTCCCGGTTTGGATATACAGCCGGGGGATATAAGTTAATAGCCATGAAACGATTTAACTGCTACAACACTACTGCTAATTTATTAGTTACCCCAACGGGTACGCCATCAACCTGCAATATAGCCAACGGCTTTATGAGCATGTGTTGCTGTTAGAGGCACAACACGTACGTCATTTCCTGCATTACTTAATGCAATAATGTAACGTGTTTACGCTCAGGCACCGCTATAGCCTGTCCGTACGCCACCTCCGCTTATAGCAAATTCAACAAGTTTTAAGCACAAATCTAAACAGCAACAACCATGTCAACTTCATCTTTAAAATTCGAAACTTTACAGTTACACGCCGGTCAGGAAGCCGACCCTACAACCGGTTCGCGGGCAGTGCCCTTATACCAAACCACCTCATACGTATTCAAAAATGCCGAGCATGGCGCTAACCTGTTTGCCTTAAAAGAATTTGGCAACATCTACTCACGTATCATGAACCCCACTACAGATGTGTTCGAAAAACGTATAGCAGCATTAGAGGGTGGGGTGGCAGCGTTGGCAACCGCGTCGGGGCAAGCGGCACAATTTTTAGCGCTTAACAACATCTTACAAGCAGGCGATAATTTTGTTACCTCCCCGTTTCTGTATGGCGGCAGTTATAACCAGTTTAAAGTAGCCTTTAAACGACTTGGCATTGAAGCCCGCTTTGCGAAAGACGACCAGGCCGAAAACTTTGAGCCATTAATTGACGAGAAAACTAAAGCCATTTACTTGGAAACCATCGGTAACCCAGGCTTTAATGTACCCGATTTTGACAAGATAGCTGCACTGGCCCGCAAGCACGATTTGCCGTTGATAGTTGACAATACCTTTGGCGCAGGAGGCTACCTTTTTCGCCCAATAGAGCATGGAGCCAATGTGGTGGTAGAAAGTGCTACAAAATGGATTGGCGGCCACGGTACTAGCATTGGCGGTGTAATAGTAGATGGGGGCAACTACAACTGGGGAAATGGCAAGTATCCACAATTCAGTGAGCCATCAGATGGTTATCACGGTTTAGTTTTTTCTGACGT
Protein-coding sequences here:
- a CDS encoding O-acetylhomoserine aminocarboxypropyltransferase/cysteine synthase; this encodes MSTSSLKFETLQLHAGQEADPTTGSRAVPLYQTTSYVFKNAEHGANLFALKEFGNIYSRIMNPTTDVFEKRIAALEGGVAALATASGQAAQFLALNNILQAGDNFVTSPFLYGGSYNQFKVAFKRLGIEARFAKDDQAENFEPLIDEKTKAIYLETIGNPGFNVPDFDKIAALARKHDLPLIVDNTFGAGGYLFRPIEHGANVVVESATKWIGGHGTSIGGVIVDGGNYNWGNGKYPQFSEPSDGYHGLVFSDVFGVNGPFGNIQFIIRARVEGLRDFGASQSPFNSFLLIQGLETLSLRVQRHVDNTLELATWLEQHPQVAKVNYPGLASSPYHTLAKKYLKNGFGAVLSFELKGSKENAANFINSLQLVSHLANVGDAKTLIIQPAATTHQQLSDVEQAAAGVTPTLLRVAVGIEHMDDIKADFEQAFASIKLQEAQLAELN